The DNA region GTAAAACATACCTTTATTTTGTATTTATTACGCAAAAATTCGTCATTTGTAGGAGAAGAAATAGAAATGTTTGCGGGGGCAATTATAATCTCACGTTTATATGTTTTAAAAAAATTCCCTGAAATATTAATATCAAAATCTTTTAAATCTAATTTTTCTTTTTCTAAAACCGTTTTTATAATTTCTTTTTCATATGACTCTACTTGCATATTTGAACTGAGTGTCTGAAATGATTTAGGCAGTCCGTTAATACTTTGTTTAAAAAATAACAAGCTTCCAACATTATATTTTACGGAGTAAAGAGAATGCTTATCAAAATGTTTTTTTAATAATAATTTAATGCACTCATTCCAAAGATAACTCTGATAGGCAAAAACGAACATTTCCCTTGCATTAGCAGGTATTTTCTGATAAGCTTTTAACCAATCCCTAGTTTTTTGATATGTATCAACAATATGTGATAAACACCTTGTTTTTAATTTAACTGGTTTCCCCCAATTATTTAAAATTAAAATTTTATCCTGTTTTATTTTTTTAATTTCAAACTTTGAAAAAGAAGTAAGATAAATTTTTACAGCAGTTTCATAATCCTTTTTAATTATATATTTAATGATAAAATCCTTATTATGTACGCTCCCAAATCTTTGGGAATCATAATAATTAGGAACAGATAAATCATTACATTTTGTAGAAATTCCATGTAACTCCCTTCCAGTTATGCCCCTGATAATAATTTCGAATCTATTTCCGCGCAAATCGCCTATCTTGATGGGATTATTCAAAT from Candidatus Woesearchaeota archaeon includes:
- the truD gene encoding tRNA pseudouridine(13) synthase TruD, translating into MGIKIRRIPEDFKVFELNKFNILKRGKYKLYLLKKKNLETFDLVDYLSRTNQIPRGAFGIAGLKDKHAVTEQYLTLDDKYELKILSENNFSLILLGYLNNPIKIGDLRGNRFEIIIRGITGRELHGISTKCNDLSVPNYYDSQRFGSVHNKDFIIKYIIKKDYETAVKIYLTSFSKFEIKKIKQDKILILNNWGKPVKLKTRCLSHIVDTYQKTRDWLKAYQKIPANAREMFVFAYQSYLWNECIKLLLKKHFDKHSLYSVKYNVGSLLFFKQSINGLPKSFQTLSSNMQVESYEKEIIKTVLEKEKLDLKDFDINISGNFFKTYKREIIIAPANISISSPTNDEFLRNKYKIKVCFTLPKGSYATIIIKRLFNF